One Molothrus ater isolate BHLD 08-10-18 breed brown headed cowbird chromosome 4, BPBGC_Mater_1.1, whole genome shotgun sequence genomic window carries:
- the PALLD gene encoding palladin isoform X9, translating into MSILNSHTSPTMQSSSSFNYARPKQFIAAQNISPASGYVTPSSGSSTSSLPSPMSPTASQKQFGRVPVPPFSQQFAPEGEYAWSPSSPSPPPPPPPVFSPTATYPVCDSFPLPPPPPPPLPSLSSPSHSLSPTPRFPNSSQSPAAFLSSMLPSQPPPISVNALGLPKGVTPPGFPKKTGRTARIASDEEIQGSKDAVIQDLERKLRFKEDLLNNGQPRLTYEEKMARRLLGADSAATVFNIQEPEEDPAIQEARSVGASVVSPMDIQKEYKVSSFEQRLISEIEYRLERSPVEESDDEVHHGDEPIDNSMSPYFEIKLKHYKIFEGMPVTFTCKVAGNPKPKIYWFKDGKQISKRSDHYRIQREPDGTCSLHTAASTLDDDGNYTIMAANPQGRVSCTGRLMVQAVNQRGRSPWSPSGQPHIRRPRSRSRDSGDENEPIQERFFRPHFLQAPGDLTVQEGKLCRMDCKVSGLPTPDLSWQLNGRPIRPDSSHKMLVRENGVHSLIIEPVTARDAGIYTCIASNRAGENSFSLELTVAAKEVQKAPVFIEKLQNTGVTEGFPVRLECRISGEPSPQIFWKKENESLTYNTDRVSMHQDNYGYICLLIQGATKEDAGWYTVSAKNEAGIVSCTARLDVYTQWQQPPQQTKPKKVRPSASRYAALCDQGLDIKAAFQPEANPVHLTMQPGLVESDDL; encoded by the exons ATGAGTATTCTTAACTCTCATACTTCCCCAACCATGCAGTCTTCCAGCTCCTTCAACTATGCTCGGCCTAAGCAGTTCATTGCTGCCCAGAACATCAGCCCTGCTTCAGGTTACGTGACTCCATCTTCTGGGTCATCCACATCTAGCCTTCCTTCTCCTATGTCTCCAACTGCTTCTCAGAAACAGTTTGGGAGAGTGCCAGTTCCTCCCTTCTCTCAGCAGTTTGCTCCAGAAGGGGAATATGCCTGgtctccttcttctccatcccctccaccCCCACCTCCACCTGTCTTTAGTCCAACAGCGACATATCCAGTGTGTGATTCCTTTCCACTTCCACCTCCTCCaccccctcctcttccttcacTTTCTTCACCTTCCCACAGCCTGTCTCCAACTCCAAGATTTCCTAATTCCAGCCAgtctccagcagcttttctcagcTCCATGCTGCCATCCCAGCCACCACCCATTTCTGTCAACGCATTAGGCCTCCCGAAAGGAGTGACGCCTCC AGGATTTCCCAAGAAAACAGGCAGAACTGCTAGGATAGCATCAGATGAAGAGATTCAAGGGTCAAAGGATGCTGTAATTCAGGATCTGGAGAGAAAACTTCGCTTCAAAGAGGACCTTTTGAACAACGGGCAACCG aGATTAAcatatgaggaaaaaatggCTCGTCGATTGCTGGGAGCAGACAGTGCTGCAACTGTCTTCAACATACAGGAACCAGAAGAAGATCCTGCAATACAG GAAGCTCGCTCTGTTGGTGCTTCTGTAGTGAGTCCCATGGATATTCAAAAG GAATATAAAGTCTCCAGCTTTGAGCAAAGGCTGATCAGTGAAATTGAATACAGGCTGGAGAGATCTCCTGTGGAAGAATCAGATGATGAAGTGCATCATGGAGATGAACCTATTGATAACAGTATGTCACCCTATTTTGAGATAAAGCTGAAGCACTACAAAATCTTTGAGGGAATGCCAGTCACATTTACATGCAAAGTGGCAGGAAATCCAAAGCCAAAG attTATTGGTTTAAAGATGGGAAGCAAATTTCTAAACGGAGTGATCACTACCGAATTCAAAGAGAACCTGATGGAACTTGCTCACTGCATACTGCAGCCTCCACCCTGGATGATGATGGGAATTACACTATTATGGCTGCTAACCCACAG GGCAGAGTAAGTTGCACAGGCAGGCTGATGGTTCAAGCTGTAAATCAAAGAGGCCGCAGTCCTTGGTCACCTTCAGGTCAGCCTCACATAAGAAG ACCACGATCTCGATCAAGGGACAGTGGTGATGAAAATGAACCAATTCAGGAACGATTCTTCCGGCCTCATTTTCTGCAGGCTCCTGGAGACCTGACTGTTCAAGAAGGAAAACTATGCAGGATGGACTGCAAG GTTAGTGGATTACCAACTCCAGACTTAAGCTGGCAGCTCAATGGCAGACCAATTCGCCCTGACAGCTCTCACAAAATGCTGGTGCGCGAGAACGGGGTGCACTCCTTGATCATAGAGCCGGTCACAGCCAGAGATGCTGGAATCTACACCTGCATCGCCAGCAATCGAGCTGGTGAGAATTCATTCAGCCTGGAGCTCACTGTTGCAG CTAAGGAAGTACAAAAAGCACCTGTATTTATAGAGAAGCTTCAAAACACAGGTGTGACTGAGGGATTCCCAGTGCGACTGGAGTGTCGAATCTCGGGGGAGCCATCTCCTCAGATATTCTGGAAGAAAGAGAATGAGTCACTCACATACAACACTGACCGAGTGAG CATGCACCAGGATAACTATGGCTACATTTGCCTGCTTATTCAGGGAGCTACAAAGGAGGATGCTGGCTGGTATACTGTTTCAGCTAAGAATGAGGCTGGGATTGTGTCTTGCACTGCCAGATTGGATGTTTATA CTCAGTGGCAACAACCCCCTCAGCAGACCAAGCCAAAGAAGGTGCGGCCCTCAGCCAGCCGGTACGCTGCTCTCTGTGACCAAGGACTAGACATcaaagcagctttccagccagaAGCAAACCCAGTGCACCTGACAATGCAGCCTGGCCTGGTAGAGAGCGACGATCTGTAG